The Flavobacteriales bacterium genome segment ATTCGGTTGAGTCCCAAGTTGGTGACCCATCACCCAACTCATTTGACAAAAAATCCAAACTAGGTACCGAAATATATGTTTGGTTGTCTATGGAATAAGAAAAAGATATAGAATTTGATCGATCTTGGTCGTTATACTCCCATAGTTTATAAGTAATATTCAAACTATTCAACTCGGTCGAAGATCCATTTTCAACTTTTAAGATCACTTCACCTGGGGTCATGTCCGATCCGATAGATTGAACACCTAAAACATTAGACGTTCCCGTATTAAAACTATACACGCCACCAGTTGTAACTCCTCCACCACTTATGCCTCTAGCATAGTCGCCTGTGGTTCCAAGAAATGAGAAATCCAAATCTCCATCGCTTAAGCCATTAATTGACCATGTATTTGAATTTAATTGACCTTGTATAGGATTAGGTGAAAAGCCAGTTGCGTTGAAGTCTATAAATGAAATGGTTTCCGGCGTAGATACTGAATTAAGAATTAGTTGTGCTTTTGTAATATTCGTGGTGCCAATGATTGTGATAATCAAAGCCCACCTTCTGAGATGAGGAAAATACATTGTTGTAAATCATGTTTTGTATTAGTTATTAATACGAACTGTAGCGTTTTCTTACGCTGGCAAAAATAAACAAGATTTGCATAACAAGCAGAATACGTGATCGTTATTTTATTTATTATTGAAAGCCGACATTGTTTTCTCGGTACCAATTACAGAAAAACTTTGAAGCATTTTACAGGCTTGATCCAAACGTTCTTTTAGTAGGTCTTGCTGTTCGGCACTCCACTCTCCAAGAACATACTCAACCTGCTTACCTCTAGAAAATTCGTTCCCAACACCAAACCTTAGACGGGAATAACGATTACCGCCAAGAGTTTCATCGATACTCTTTAACCCGTTGTGACCTCCGTC includes the following:
- a CDS encoding T9SS type A sorting domain-containing protein; the encoded protein is MIITIIGTTNITKAQLILNSVSTPETISFIDFNATGFSPNPIQGQLNSNTWSINGLSDGDLDFSFLGTTGDYARGISGGGVTTGGVYSFNTGTSNVLGVQSIGSDMTPGEVILKVENGSSTELNSLNITYKLWEYNDQDRSNSISFSYSIDNQTYISVPSLDFLSNELGDGSPTWDSTEFTITLLSNFPIGDYIYLKWSFDDNNGTGSRDELGIGDISILGEIITSQISIPTKMNIFPNPTRGSVTVSSEYYINSIDLFNEKGTFLNRFYGVILDLNKYENGLYFITINANNTQVIKRIVKMD